The following are encoded in a window of Armatimonas rosea genomic DNA:
- a CDS encoding glycosyltransferase, translating to MRLGIDLQALQTEGSRHRGIGRYVGALLAALLESHPEHEYVFFGSAHLPAPELTLTGREVRLLPLDLQQPAQAEALYEVAVLVAGLDAFFLPSPIEWEGATLPAFHRLPVPLITISYDLIPLLHGEKHFEPGSPTEQRYRRMLENIAHADRVLAISEATRQDTIRLLKVPEHKTHTIYAGVAPFFCPLEGTERTKWSAALTARWGLGESFLLYTGGDTWRKNMEGLIRAYARLSPELQRDCPLVLACKLSEPTRKELEALAAECGVGTRVILTGFVTDDELRALYGLCRLFVFPSLYEGFGLPLAEALACGAPCIAADNSSLPEVLPLPEALFEGTDLDALAMLITHGLTDTAWRTELAAQSLPLAGRFTWALCAERTAAVLALALPTLGANPALRRLAPAPKLRVGTLSPLPPRESGVADYTAEILPYLEAHWSQTLLVSNDAPKPTAPLPLQRLSGLERRLESGEPLDLLLYHIGNSPHHAAEYGLMRRWPGITVLHDYNLNGLLAYLEHNPVRGVDVAEELRHHYGPQEALRVAALRASDLGSLPAKERFSNRRIFTRSLGVILHSKWAATRAQQEFGSDNPFITYIPMLVDLSTQAPLPTEAERRALRQRLGLPEDAKILLTGGIIHATKRSVPLLDTFARLQPERGKLHLVFLGPDSAFVGDFASEIKKRGLGECVTVTGYVPVPAFYDWIDAADICLCLRWPFGGETSGALVRTLSRGRACITTDIGSFGELPETAVHKLPIPTDPKTEVEQIEAALRLLLTDTAYRERLAAGAYQVIATEHDPAQCAARYVAFVEQVLSAPETRRRLLADRVGRQASQWQSALPLETLLEPFVDLLR from the coding sequence ATGAGGCTCGGGATCGACCTTCAGGCCCTCCAGACCGAGGGGTCTCGTCACCGCGGGATCGGGCGCTATGTCGGAGCGCTACTAGCCGCACTTCTCGAAAGCCACCCCGAGCACGAGTATGTCTTTTTTGGCAGCGCCCACCTCCCCGCTCCCGAGCTCACGCTCACTGGGCGCGAGGTGAGGCTCCTGCCGCTAGACCTCCAGCAGCCCGCACAGGCCGAGGCCCTCTACGAAGTGGCGGTCTTGGTGGCAGGGCTCGATGCCTTCTTCCTGCCCAGCCCGATCGAGTGGGAGGGCGCGACCCTGCCCGCGTTTCACCGGCTCCCTGTACCACTTATTACAATCAGTTACGACTTAATCCCACTCTTACACGGCGAGAAGCACTTCGAGCCGGGAAGCCCCACCGAGCAGCGCTACCGCCGGATGCTGGAGAATATCGCCCACGCCGACCGCGTCTTGGCGATCTCGGAGGCGACCCGCCAGGACACGATCCGGCTCCTCAAGGTCCCCGAGCACAAGACCCACACGATCTACGCAGGGGTCGCGCCGTTCTTCTGCCCGCTGGAGGGTACAGAGCGCACTAAGTGGAGCGCGGCGCTGACGGCACGCTGGGGGCTGGGCGAGAGCTTCTTGCTCTACACCGGCGGCGATACCTGGCGCAAGAACATGGAGGGGCTGATCCGCGCCTACGCCCGCCTCTCCCCCGAGCTCCAGCGCGACTGCCCCCTGGTGCTGGCCTGCAAGCTCTCAGAACCCACCCGGAAGGAGCTGGAGGCGCTCGCGGCGGAGTGTGGGGTGGGCACGCGTGTGATCCTGACAGGGTTTGTCACCGACGACGAGCTACGGGCGCTCTATGGGCTCTGCCGCCTCTTTGTGTTTCCGTCGCTGTACGAGGGCTTTGGGCTCCCGCTGGCGGAGGCGCTGGCCTGTGGCGCTCCCTGTATCGCCGCGGATAACTCGTCGCTGCCCGAGGTGCTCCCCCTCCCCGAGGCGCTATTCGAGGGCACCGACCTTGATGCCCTGGCCATGCTCATCACCCACGGCCTCACCGACACCGCCTGGCGCACCGAGCTGGCCGCACAGTCGCTCCCGCTGGCGGGACGCTTCACCTGGGCGCTCTGTGCGGAGCGCACGGCGGCGGTGCTTGCCCTGGCACTCCCGACCCTGGGAGCCAACCCGGCCCTGCGCCGCCTCGCACCGGCACCTAAGCTCCGGGTGGGGACACTGAGCCCCTTGCCTCCCCGTGAGTCCGGGGTCGCGGACTACACCGCCGAGATCCTTCCCTATCTGGAGGCGCACTGGTCGCAGACCCTGCTGGTCAGCAACGATGCTCCCAAGCCCACTGCCCCGCTCCCCCTACAGCGCCTCTCGGGCTTGGAGCGTCGGCTTGAGAGCGGCGAGCCCCTCGACCTCCTGCTCTACCACATCGGCAACAGCCCCCACCACGCCGCCGAGTACGGCCTGATGCGCCGCTGGCCCGGGATCACGGTCCTCCACGACTACAACCTCAATGGCCTGCTGGCCTATCTGGAACACAACCCCGTCCGTGGTGTCGATGTGGCCGAAGAGCTGCGCCACCACTACGGCCCCCAGGAGGCGCTTCGCGTGGCCGCGCTCCGTGCCAGCGATCTGGGGAGCCTGCCCGCCAAGGAGCGCTTCAGCAACCGCCGCATCTTCACGCGCTCGCTCGGGGTGATCCTGCATAGCAAGTGGGCGGCGACCCGGGCGCAGCAAGAGTTTGGCAGCGACAACCCTTTTATCACCTACATCCCCATGCTGGTCGATCTCTCCACCCAGGCACCGCTCCCCACCGAGGCCGAGCGGCGGGCGCTCCGCCAGCGGCTGGGCCTGCCGGAGGACGCAAAAATCCTTCTCACGGGGGGAATCATCCATGCCACCAAGCGCAGTGTCCCCCTCCTCGATACCTTTGCGCGGCTCCAGCCTGAGCGCGGCAAGCTGCACCTGGTCTTCTTGGGACCGGATAGCGCCTTTGTGGGAGACTTTGCCAGCGAGATCAAGAAGCGCGGCCTGGGGGAGTGTGTCACGGTCACAGGCTATGTCCCCGTCCCCGCATTCTACGACTGGATCGACGCGGCGGATATCTGCCTGTGCCTGCGCTGGCCCTTTGGCGGCGAGACCTCGGGGGCGCTGGTTCGCACTCTCAGCCGGGGCCGTGCCTGCATCACCACCGATATCGGCTCCTTTGGCGAGCTCCCCGAGACCGCCGTCCACAAGCTCCCGATCCCCACGGACCCCAAGACCGAGGTGGAGCAGATCGAGGCCGCCCTGCGCCTCCTCCTCACCGACACTGCCTACCGGGAACGGCTTGCGGCGGGGGCCTACCAGGTGATCGCGACCGAGCACGACCCCGCGCAGTGCGCCGCACGCTATGTCGCCTTTGTCGAGCAGGTCCTGAGCGCCCCCGAGACCCGCCGCCGCCTGCTCGCGGATCGGGTGGGGCGACAGGCGTCACAGTGGCAGAGCGCCCTCCCTCTGGAGACTCTCCTGGAGCCCTTCGTGGACCTCTTGCGGTGA
- the queD gene encoding 6-carboxytetrahydropterin synthase QueD has product MYELVVERHFSAAHFLPNYPGPCSRLHGHNFIVRVYVRGAQLDAMGMLVDFGVLKKALLALLEELDHYNLNDLPAFAADNPTTENVARWIADELGKQALGGATVHKVEVWETPGQAAAYYPLPPAA; this is encoded by the coding sequence ATGTACGAGCTGGTTGTTGAGAGACATTTTTCCGCCGCGCACTTTCTGCCAAACTACCCGGGCCCCTGCTCCCGGCTGCATGGGCACAACTTCATCGTTCGTGTCTATGTCCGCGGGGCGCAGCTCGATGCCATGGGAATGCTGGTGGACTTTGGGGTGCTAAAAAAAGCCCTCCTCGCGCTCCTTGAGGAGCTGGACCACTACAACCTCAACGACCTTCCCGCCTTCGCCGCAGACAACCCCACCACCGAGAATGTCGCACGGTGGATCGCAGACGAGCTGGGTAAGCAAGCACTTGGGGGCGCAACCGTACACAAGGTCGAGGTCTGGGAGACCCCCGGGCAGGCCGCGGCCTACTATCCCCTGCCACCGGCAGCCTGA
- a CDS encoding glycosyltransferase — protein MTTALYRLASAWKRRGFLRDPAQTKLPLGWNVSGHFEGVRGVAAASAAFLEAAKATGLPVTLNHPNPYAVNLVTLNTDSVEALAQQHGESYFAGRCNIGVWFWETPELPDRLVPCLARFHELWVTSTFCRDAIAPKCPCPVQLLPYPFTPPQPDPRLTRADFALPDDATLFLTAFDYDSNVYRKNPEGTLQAFAQAFADGERGHLAIKTLHAENHPAQAEALRRAATGLPVTFVDRTLTLPEQASLLSLCDAFVSLHRAEGFGLHLLEALALGKPVIATNWSGNTEFLNADNSLPVDFTLKPLEKTLYPYEAGQLWAEPDLEHAARRLRSVYDFHEAAQALGEKARGSIERHRVVHTAAAMRARLEALGLC, from the coding sequence GTGACCACGGCGCTCTACCGTCTTGCCTCGGCGTGGAAGCGCCGTGGCTTCCTGCGCGACCCCGCCCAGACCAAGCTCCCGCTCGGGTGGAACGTGAGCGGGCACTTCGAGGGAGTTCGCGGGGTTGCGGCGGCCTCGGCAGCGTTTCTGGAGGCGGCCAAGGCGACCGGGCTCCCCGTGACGCTCAACCACCCCAATCCCTATGCCGTCAATCTCGTGACCCTCAACACGGACTCGGTCGAGGCGCTGGCACAGCAGCACGGCGAGAGCTACTTTGCCGGACGCTGCAATATCGGGGTGTGGTTCTGGGAGACCCCAGAGCTCCCCGACCGCCTTGTCCCCTGCCTCGCCAGGTTCCACGAGCTCTGGGTGACCAGCACGTTCTGCCGCGATGCGATCGCGCCCAAGTGCCCCTGCCCGGTCCAGCTCCTGCCCTACCCCTTCACCCCGCCCCAGCCCGATCCCCGCCTCACCCGCGCCGATTTTGCTCTCCCCGACGATGCGACACTCTTTCTGACCGCCTTTGACTACGACAGCAACGTCTACCGTAAGAACCCCGAGGGGACGCTCCAGGCGTTTGCCCAGGCCTTCGCCGACGGCGAGCGGGGGCACCTGGCCATCAAGACCCTGCACGCCGAGAACCATCCTGCCCAGGCAGAAGCGCTCCGCCGGGCCGCGACCGGCCTCCCGGTGACCTTCGTCGACCGGACGCTCACCCTCCCCGAGCAAGCGAGCCTCCTCTCCCTCTGCGATGCCTTTGTCTCGCTCCACCGTGCCGAGGGCTTTGGTCTGCATCTTTTAGAGGCGCTGGCGCTGGGCAAGCCGGTGATCGCGACCAACTGGTCGGGCAACACGGAGTTCCTGAACGCCGACAATAGCCTGCCCGTAGACTTCACGCTCAAGCCCTTGGAGAAGACTCTCTATCCCTACGAAGCCGGGCAGCTCTGGGCCGAGCCGGATCTCGAGCACGCCGCGCGTCGCCTGCGCTCTGTCTACGACTTCCACGAGGCCGCCCAAGCCCTCGGCGAGAAGGCAAGGGGCAGCATCGAGCGCCATAGAGTCGTCCACACCGCCGCCGCGATGCGTGCACGCCTGGAGGCACTGGGCCTGTGCTAG
- a CDS encoding polysaccharide biosynthesis/export family protein yields the protein MTPLLATLFLLGVQAPQPPIPPLPSAPLSVPTDYKLDTDDVVQIEVDRHGYLNRAVRVPIDGALRMPRLLTPVPVRGLTCAELATKLTEALQKEGKLRLRPGQVQVALVGTRIRRIYVRGNATWGRDLDLKNGWRVTELLTLLGGIPQPDRITVRLLNPNRPAPLTLDIVGILKSPDHPQNILLMEGDTLTMDQPLRKRLFIKGEGPRGLHEIDERFGVRAVLTQFGYTVTNASGDLRHVLLKRKTVPGDVSSPETTTKLDLYALLTDETIPEVPLQDLDTLEIPASQDFVYVWGELGGSRKYPIPQDRKMYLQDVMANASVTTGQARIGAIKIARLGPDGKYTLLGEFDWGKYLKDFKPERNPEIKPQDLVYVPSVRHADPNTVINQVVGGVQGLFFLRSIFKL from the coding sequence ATGACCCCCCTTCTCGCCACCCTCTTTCTCTTGGGAGTGCAGGCCCCCCAGCCGCCTATTCCGCCCCTCCCCAGCGCACCCCTCAGTGTCCCCACCGACTACAAGCTCGACACCGACGATGTCGTGCAGATCGAGGTGGACCGGCACGGCTACCTCAACCGAGCGGTGCGCGTCCCTATAGACGGTGCCCTGCGGATGCCACGCCTGCTCACGCCCGTCCCCGTGCGCGGCCTCACTTGTGCGGAGCTCGCCACCAAGCTCACCGAGGCGCTCCAGAAAGAGGGCAAGCTGCGCCTGCGCCCCGGCCAGGTGCAAGTGGCGCTGGTCGGCACCCGTATCCGGCGGATCTATGTCCGTGGCAACGCGACCTGGGGCCGCGATCTGGACCTCAAGAACGGCTGGCGTGTCACGGAGCTCCTCACCCTCCTCGGGGGGATTCCCCAGCCCGACCGCATCACCGTCCGCCTGCTCAACCCCAACCGCCCCGCGCCGCTTACCCTCGATATCGTGGGGATTCTCAAGAGCCCCGACCACCCGCAGAATATTCTCCTGATGGAGGGCGACACGCTCACCATGGACCAGCCGCTCCGCAAGCGCCTGTTTATCAAGGGCGAGGGGCCACGCGGCCTGCACGAGATCGACGAGCGCTTTGGGGTACGTGCTGTCCTCACCCAGTTTGGCTACACGGTCACCAATGCCTCCGGCGACCTGCGCCACGTGCTCCTCAAGCGCAAGACAGTACCCGGCGATGTGAGCTCCCCTGAGACCACCACCAAGCTCGATCTCTACGCACTCCTCACCGACGAGACCATCCCCGAGGTTCCGCTTCAGGACCTGGATACGCTCGAGATTCCCGCCTCCCAAGACTTTGTCTATGTCTGGGGTGAGCTGGGCGGCTCGCGTAAGTACCCGATCCCCCAAGACCGCAAGATGTACCTGCAAGATGTCATGGCCAATGCCAGTGTCACCACCGGTCAGGCGCGGATCGGGGCGATCAAGATCGCACGCCTTGGCCCCGATGGCAAGTACACCCTGCTGGGGGAGTTCGACTGGGGTAAGTACCTCAAGGACTTCAAGCCCGAGCGCAACCCCGAGATCAAGCCACAAGACCTTGTCTATGTTCCGTCGGTGCGCCACGCCGACCCCAACACGGTGATCAATCAAGTGGTAGGAGGGGTGCAGGGGCTCTTCTTCCTGCGCAGTATCTTCAAGCTGTGA
- a CDS encoding GumC family protein, which produces MDERVLPPPITLRELTRIVGRRWPLALSVFLVTVAATFFLTKRITPLYESKSRVLLESGTSGPGSGLGSLLGLVTGGSSGNASLDTEMEKIETQDFYKKLRQQAGLGEMGFDEIQYRLQLSGGRGGQVLIFNARGSTPEQAQKIANTAAVLYIQLARDDAKARIQLDRKHLQDAAAIARQEKNRAERALERFNKGMAASDPTAYFKGRAERTVLVRKDLEEARKQEAGLQTQIQAQEKQLKYLPKDVVYGYGLNKNPVIDGYRTEIFALKAQRKVKLLDYQEDSPEVQTLDEEIAAKEKAVQEAQKTAFSAGSKNVGRNPDFTNIQSELLRAKTSLTTVRTTINETQKLLDALEREQTGLADKQFQYLTLRTAFEAAAEADKTAQTGLIAATLKEATGQPNVRVIDWGRKPDIPLSPKPLLNTILSVFLGLFLGIGLSLLAEYFSNKPAAPELPYFDEPLPALPLVGGIPLLGTAPTAQTEHLTARDEDRLREIGYWLAHREPGEPVPVRLLLGVRSDNRTATLAAQVAKVLGQDGVKVAQLEVDGASLAELPQQLANLAAAGNDLILLAGPAVWNVRTVSPLERLAGGLVLVASPDTPVEESVARARRLLTNGYTPRFHGVVAAEELPALAALEEKA; this is translated from the coding sequence ATGGACGAGAGAGTGCTTCCGCCCCCCATCACGCTACGTGAGCTCACCCGGATTGTCGGACGCCGCTGGCCGCTGGCGCTCTCTGTATTTTTGGTGACAGTCGCGGCGACCTTCTTTCTCACCAAGCGCATCACCCCCCTCTACGAGAGCAAGTCCCGTGTCTTGTTGGAGTCCGGCACGAGCGGCCCCGGTAGCGGCCTGGGGAGCCTGCTTGGGCTGGTCACGGGCGGCAGCAGCGGCAACGCCTCGCTCGATACCGAGATGGAGAAGATCGAGACCCAGGACTTCTACAAAAAGCTCCGCCAGCAGGCCGGTCTCGGCGAGATGGGCTTCGACGAGATCCAGTACCGCCTCCAGCTCTCCGGCGGACGCGGCGGGCAGGTGCTGATCTTCAATGCCCGCGGCTCGACCCCCGAGCAGGCACAGAAGATCGCCAACACCGCCGCGGTTCTCTATATCCAGCTCGCCCGCGACGATGCCAAGGCGCGGATCCAGCTCGACCGCAAGCACCTCCAAGACGCCGCCGCGATCGCCCGCCAAGAGAAAAACCGCGCCGAGCGCGCCCTAGAGCGCTTCAACAAAGGCATGGCCGCCTCCGACCCCACTGCCTACTTCAAGGGCCGCGCCGAGCGCACGGTGCTGGTGCGCAAGGACCTGGAAGAGGCACGCAAGCAAGAGGCCGGCCTCCAGACCCAGATCCAAGCCCAGGAAAAGCAGCTCAAGTACCTCCCCAAGGACGTTGTCTATGGCTATGGGCTCAATAAAAACCCGGTGATAGACGGCTACCGCACCGAGATCTTCGCCCTAAAGGCACAGCGCAAGGTCAAGCTCCTGGACTACCAAGAGGACAGCCCGGAGGTCCAGACCCTCGACGAAGAGATCGCGGCCAAGGAGAAGGCGGTGCAGGAGGCGCAGAAGACCGCGTTCTCCGCCGGGAGCAAGAATGTCGGGCGGAACCCGGACTTCACCAATATCCAGAGCGAGCTCCTCCGCGCCAAGACCAGCCTGACCACGGTCCGCACGACGATCAACGAGACCCAAAAGCTCCTCGATGCGCTGGAGAGAGAGCAGACCGGCCTCGCCGACAAGCAGTTCCAGTACCTAACCCTCCGCACCGCCTTCGAAGCCGCCGCCGAGGCGGATAAGACCGCCCAGACCGGCCTGATCGCCGCGACCCTCAAAGAAGCGACCGGACAGCCCAATGTGCGCGTGATCGACTGGGGACGCAAGCCCGATATCCCGCTCTCGCCCAAGCCGCTGCTCAACACGATCCTCTCGGTCTTTCTAGGGCTCTTTCTGGGAATTGGTCTCTCGCTCCTGGCGGAGTACTTCTCCAACAAGCCCGCCGCGCCCGAGCTGCCGTACTTCGACGAGCCCCTGCCGGCGCTCCCGCTGGTCGGGGGGATTCCGCTCCTGGGAACCGCGCCCACGGCCCAGACCGAGCACTTAACGGCGCGCGACGAAGACCGGCTCCGGGAGATCGGCTACTGGCTGGCCCACCGCGAGCCCGGCGAGCCGGTTCCGGTGCGCCTCCTGCTCGGGGTGCGCTCCGACAACCGCACGGCGACCCTGGCCGCACAGGTGGCGAAGGTCCTGGGACAAGACGGTGTCAAAGTGGCCCAGCTGGAGGTCGATGGCGCATCGCTGGCGGAGCTTCCCCAGCAGCTCGCGAACCTCGCCGCCGCTGGCAATGACCTGATCTTGCTCGCAGGCCCAGCGGTCTGGAATGTCCGCACGGTCAGCCCGCTGGAGCGGCTCGCGGGAGGCCTGGTCCTAGTCGCCTCGCCCGACACGCCGGTCGAGGAGAGTGTCGCGCGGGCACGGCGGCTCCTCACCAATGGCTACACCCCACGCTTCCATGGGGTGGTGGCCGCCGAGGAGCTCCCCGCGCTCGCTGCTCTGGAGGAAAAAGCATGA
- a CDS encoding GyrI-like domain-containing protein, translating to MEMRIQELPAFVVVGARYQGGMQSGEISQFWEQWGNAIADLPASEPGVSYGLTVGFDGSTMTIDYLAAAPVAADAPVPEGMVRWEVPAQTYAVFDCTLATLSETIMKVYDSWLPQSEYQRGYGPELERYDETFDTPEQPLTFWLPILTGA from the coding sequence ATGGAAATGAGAATTCAAGAGCTCCCCGCTTTTGTGGTGGTGGGAGCACGGTACCAAGGTGGGATGCAGAGCGGCGAGATCTCGCAGTTCTGGGAGCAGTGGGGCAATGCAATCGCGGACCTGCCTGCCAGCGAGCCCGGGGTCTCCTACGGGCTGACGGTGGGCTTCGATGGCAGCACGATGACGATCGACTATCTGGCGGCGGCTCCCGTGGCCGCCGATGCGCCCGTCCCCGAGGGCATGGTGCGCTGGGAGGTTCCCGCCCAGACCTATGCCGTGTTCGACTGCACGCTCGCCACTCTCAGTGAGACGATCATGAAGGTCTACGATAGTTGGCTTCCTCAGTCCGAGTACCAGCGTGGCTACGGCCCCGAGCTGGAGCGCTACGACGAGACCTTCGACACGCCCGAGCAGCCCCTGACTTTTTGGTTGCCGATTTTAACGGGGGCGTAA
- a CDS encoding glycosyltransferase codes for MLAVIVLNWNGGDDTKRCLESLAASTLPHRVYLVDNGSTDGSLETLTADVVIRNGRNLGFAGGCNVGAKQALADGATHLFFLNNDATLAADTLEKLHAALTDDVVAVSPRIGSLPASLPRLTSLPPAPSLPLKPDFVGGKGGGVRGGGTPPPRSSAPPLLPRNAEPEGEGVGQSEERAEAGGSAQESALPLWFERGQLTLHEFVIARHVTGPGPTDFCSGCALLVRATDFERVGGFDEALFAYYEDIDLCLKLNGKCLVVPDAPAWHKGSASTGGSESPRSLFYTFRNSRTVALRHGSAEQKQQYTRTWLRQGLWLASFVGGRSRDAGAAALLGMLCARLKPSGELPPFPLWLLWPLAILNQKLPRRDRMAI; via the coding sequence GTGCTAGCGGTGATTGTCCTCAACTGGAACGGCGGCGACGATACCAAGCGCTGCCTGGAGAGCCTCGCGGCCTCGACTCTCCCGCACCGGGTCTACCTCGTGGACAACGGCTCCACCGATGGCTCCCTCGAGACGCTCACCGCCGACGTGGTGATCCGCAACGGGCGCAACCTGGGCTTCGCCGGCGGGTGCAATGTCGGTGCCAAACAAGCCCTCGCCGACGGTGCCACTCACCTCTTCTTCCTCAACAACGACGCCACCCTTGCCGCCGATACGCTAGAAAAGCTCCACGCCGCCCTCACTGACGATGTTGTGGCGGTCTCGCCGCGGATTGGATCCCTCCCGGCATCCCTCCCCAGGTTGACATCCCTCCCCCCGGCCCCCTCCCTTCCCCTGAAACCCGACTTCGTCGGGGGGAAGGGAGGGGGAGTCAGAGGGGGTGGCACTCCCCCGCCTCGTTCCTCGGCACCCCCTCTCCTCCCGCGGAACGCGGAACCAGAGGGAGAGGGGGTCGGCCAGAGCGAGGAACGAGCGGAGGCCGGGGGGAGTGCCCAGGAGAGTGCCCTCCCCCTCTGGTTCGAGCGCGGCCAGCTCACGCTCCACGAGTTCGTCATCGCACGCCACGTTACAGGTCCCGGCCCCACCGACTTCTGCTCGGGTTGCGCTCTGCTGGTCCGTGCCACCGATTTTGAGCGCGTCGGGGGCTTCGACGAAGCCCTCTTTGCCTACTACGAGGATATCGACCTGTGCCTCAAGCTAAACGGAAAGTGCCTCGTTGTCCCTGACGCGCCCGCCTGGCACAAGGGCAGTGCGTCCACGGGCGGCTCTGAGTCTCCACGCTCGCTGTTCTACACCTTCCGCAACTCCCGCACGGTCGCGCTGCGCCACGGCTCCGCGGAGCAAAAACAGCAGTACACACGCACCTGGCTCCGGCAAGGGCTCTGGCTCGCCTCGTTTGTGGGGGGGCGCTCCAGAGACGCCGGAGCCGCCGCGCTTCTCGGCATGCTCTGCGCCCGCCTCAAGCCCTCGGGGGAACTCCCCCCTTTCCCCCTCTGGCTCCTCTGGCCGCTGGCGATCCTCAACCAAAAGCTCCCCCGCCGGGATCGGATGGCGATATAA
- a CDS encoding ATP-binding cassette domain-containing protein: protein MSEPALVVEKVSKRFARNTAQGDLRERFARQLRGEKQPKGSFLALDDVSFVVHPGQPVGIIGHNGSGKSTLLKLLTGILKPTEGTVAVHGRVGALIEVGAGFHPDLSGRENVFLAGSILGLSRQQVHERYDRIVDFAGLADFMETPVKRYSSGMYMRLGFAIVAHLDPEILLIDEVLAVGDALFQNKCLRFLKDFVKKGGTVCFVSHSLGQVELLCETCVWLDHGKARFIGPTAEAIAHYHEVIGEREDAEFARLYPVEWEAQQEEKRRVEEEARQEAERVQREAEEAERAEQERLAALEAERAAAEALLQAAEAERKQDPNRARLTHVTLRDSQGVPRTSFKCGDRLSVEIAWRSPKPLPEPAIGFDIFDTKDNQHLFTTSNYDHQISFAKSQGEGVLHFTLPFLALPAGEYRVQVNLYPDSTQPEWSAAPEDQLDDAVRFTVTHERVTHGRVFLPVEWERPA, encoded by the coding sequence GTGAGCGAGCCCGCCCTAGTTGTCGAGAAGGTCTCCAAGCGCTTCGCCCGGAACACGGCGCAGGGCGACCTCCGCGAGCGCTTCGCCCGGCAGCTCCGGGGGGAGAAGCAGCCCAAGGGCTCGTTTCTGGCGCTCGACGATGTCTCGTTCGTCGTGCATCCGGGCCAGCCGGTGGGGATTATCGGGCACAACGGGAGCGGCAAGTCCACGCTCCTGAAGCTCCTCACGGGAATCCTCAAGCCCACCGAGGGCACTGTCGCGGTCCATGGCCGAGTCGGGGCGCTGATCGAGGTGGGGGCGGGCTTCCATCCCGATCTCTCCGGGCGGGAGAATGTCTTCCTGGCGGGCTCTATCTTGGGCCTCTCGCGCCAGCAAGTCCACGAGCGCTACGACCGGATCGTGGATTTTGCCGGGCTCGCGGACTTCATGGAGACCCCCGTCAAGCGGTACTCATCGGGGATGTACATGCGCCTGGGCTTTGCCATTGTCGCGCACCTGGACCCGGAGATCCTACTCATTGACGAGGTCCTGGCCGTGGGGGATGCGCTCTTTCAGAACAAGTGCCTGCGCTTCCTCAAAGACTTTGTGAAGAAAGGCGGGACGGTCTGCTTTGTGAGCCACTCCCTGGGCCAGGTGGAGCTCCTCTGCGAGACCTGTGTCTGGCTGGACCATGGCAAGGCACGCTTTATCGGCCCCACCGCCGAGGCGATCGCCCACTACCACGAGGTGATCGGGGAGCGGGAGGACGCCGAGTTTGCGCGGCTCTACCCCGTGGAGTGGGAGGCGCAGCAGGAAGAGAAGCGCCGCGTGGAAGAAGAGGCACGGCAAGAGGCGGAGCGGGTGCAGCGCGAGGCCGAGGAGGCCGAGCGCGCCGAGCAAGAGCGTCTCGCTGCCCTGGAGGCCGAGCGCGCCGCCGCCGAGGCCCTCCTCCAAGCCGCGGAGGCCGAGCGCAAGCAAGACCCCAACCGCGCCCGCCTCACCCATGTCACCCTCCGCGACTCCCAAGGCGTGCCCCGCACCAGCTTTAAGTGCGGCGATCGGCTCTCCGTGGAGATCGCCTGGCGCTCGCCCAAGCCCCTCCCCGAGCCTGCGATTGGCTTTGATATTTTTGATACTAAAGACAACCAGCATCTCTTTACAACCAGCAACTACGACCATCAGATTTCTTTTGCCAAGAGCCAAGGCGAGGGCGTGCTCCACTTCACGCTCCCCTTCCTCGCCCTGCCAGCAGGGGAGTACCGTGTCCAGGTCAACCTCTACCCGGACTCCACCCAGCCCGAGTGGTCGGCGGCACCGGAGGACCAGCTCGACGATGCCGTGCGCTTTACGGTCACCCACGAGCGAGTCACCCACGGGCGGGTATTTCTCCCGGTCGAGTGGGAGCGCCCCGCGTGA